In the Natronolimnobius baerhuensis genome, one interval contains:
- a CDS encoding biotin--[acetyl-CoA-carboxylase] ligase: MNETRRAILEALDDGPVSGPDLAESLEVSRAAVWKHVEELRDAGFDIESGPAGYDLLEVAPYGSDAVEFGLEAPFSVEYHETIGSTNTRARELAVDGATDVVVLADEQTGGRGRLEREWTAPSGGVWLSIVVRPAIAPSRAPLYTLAAAVATAKAAREAGVDARIKWPNDVVIPVGDEGDYRKLTGILTEMEGETDRIEWLIVGPGTNANIDAEALPEGATSIREEAGDVDRRRFVQRFLEEFDAYRSDLESVVPDWRELALTLGQRVRVDRPAGEVVGEAVDITETGALVLEADDGRVTVAAGDCEHLRPV, translated from the coding sequence AACGAGACGCGACGAGCCATCCTCGAGGCGCTCGACGACGGCCCGGTCTCGGGTCCCGACCTGGCCGAGTCACTCGAGGTCTCCCGCGCCGCGGTTTGGAAGCACGTCGAGGAACTCCGAGACGCGGGCTTCGACATCGAGAGCGGACCGGCAGGGTACGACCTGCTCGAGGTCGCCCCCTACGGCAGCGACGCCGTCGAGTTCGGCCTCGAGGCACCGTTTTCGGTCGAATACCACGAGACGATTGGGAGTACCAACACGCGAGCGCGCGAGTTGGCAGTCGACGGCGCGACGGATGTCGTGGTCCTTGCGGACGAACAGACGGGCGGCCGGGGCCGCCTCGAGCGCGAGTGGACGGCTCCGTCGGGTGGCGTCTGGCTCAGTATCGTCGTACGGCCAGCAATTGCACCCTCGAGAGCACCGCTGTACACGCTCGCGGCGGCGGTGGCGACGGCGAAAGCGGCACGCGAAGCGGGCGTCGATGCACGGATCAAGTGGCCAAATGACGTGGTCATTCCCGTCGGCGACGAGGGCGACTATCGAAAGCTAACGGGAATTTTGACGGAGATGGAAGGCGAGACGGACCGCATCGAGTGGCTCATCGTTGGCCCTGGAACCAATGCGAACATCGACGCGGAGGCGTTACCCGAGGGTGCAACGAGCATCCGCGAGGAGGCAGGCGACGTCGACCGACGCCGATTCGTCCAGCGATTCCTCGAGGAGTTCGACGCGTATCGATCCGACCTCGAGTCGGTCGTCCCCGACTGGCGCGAGCTGGCGTTGACGCTCGGTCAGCGCGTGCGCGTGGATCGACCGGCCGGCGAGGTCGTCGGCGAGGCGGTCGACATCACCGAAACGGGTGCGCTCGTCCTCGAGGCCGACGACGGGCGGGTGACCGTGGCGGCAGGCGACTGCGAACACTTGCGGCCAGTATGA